A stretch of Prunus dulcis chromosome 6, ALMONDv2, whole genome shotgun sequence DNA encodes these proteins:
- the LOC117630851 gene encoding mediator of RNA polymerase II transcription subunit 15a has protein sequence MDNNNWRPPQVGETPIDARDWRSQLQPDSRQRIVNKITDILKRHLPFSGQEGLQEIMKIAVRFEEKIHTAATSQSDYLRKISLKMISMETNSQHRMANSSQSNSAGSFGVQPQVPYQGQLLSMQLSANQSLARQQLLSQNIPNNIPPASGLPQTPIPNLMDTHNERLLQGGELPMVAGNWRSQLLPDSRRRIVDKILNTLKRHLLVSGQEGIDELRRIAERFEERTYDSSSSQSDYLRRISLKMLTFEAKYQWTAPTAAPSNLNRHRVFP, from the exons ATGGATAACAATAATTGGAGGCCTCCTCAAGTTGGAGAAACACCAATTGATGCAAGGGATTGGAGGAGTCAACTGCAGCCAGATTCACGGCAAAGAATTGTCAACAAGAT AACGGATATATTGAAGAGGCATCTTCCCTTCTCTGGTCAAGAGGGATTACAGGAAATCATGAAAATCGCTGTAAGGTTCGAGGAAAAGATTCACACCGCCGCCACCAGCCAA TCGGATTATCTCCGGAAAATTTCTCTGAAGATGATCAGTATGGAGACAAACTCTCAACACAGAATGGCCAATTCTTCACAATCCAACTCTGCTG GTTCTTTCGGTGTGCAACCCCAAGTCCCCTACCAAGGGCAATTACTCTCCATGCAGTTGTCGGCGAATCAGTCTCTAGCACGCCAACAACTATTATCACAGAACATTCCGAATAACATTCCTCCTGCCTCTGGTTTACCCCAGACTCCTATCCCAA ATTTGATGGATACCCATAATGAGAGGCTTCTGCAAGGTGGTGAACTGCCAATGGTCGCAGGCAATTGGAGGAGCCAATTGCTGCCAGATTCACGGCGAAGAATTGTTGACAAGAT ACTTAATACGTTAAAGAGGCATCTTCTCGTCAGTGGTCAAGAGGGAATCGATGAACTCAGGAGAATTGCTGAAAGGTTTGAAGAACGGACTTACGATTCTTCCTCAAGCCAG TCTGATTACCTACGGAGAATTTCTTTGAAGATGCTCACCTTTGAGGCCAAGTATCAATGGACAGCACCTACCGCCGCCCCCTCCAACCTGAACCGGCATCGTGTCTTCCCTTGA
- the LOC117630850 gene encoding mediator of RNA polymerase II transcription subunit 15a-like, which translates to MKEMYLPELSEMYQRFASYLLQHNSLPQPPKSKQLDKLNFFKAMLERLISVLQISKSSISPGLKDKLVLYEKQIVNFININGRRKPVSSLHQGQLPPSRMHSMQLSQSHITRVQSHENQINPQMLLMNLQGSAATVQQNNMASLQQSSMSSLSGTAQQNMMYWLQPSSNMFWLHPSYNLDSGQGNTLNSLQQFALGSAPQTPVSASQQANMNALSSQSGVSILQNISSEWTFLTASFVLEILSAACEQLSSRNKPLYAQGGLLFAIAAFLICIWDIVDKVIKDRIVLRRREMLRILHYPSPRNTPCFNLADYYGLAGAVYQLFSATFEWFHVRKGVDNPIKFSITSLVFLVLLACSRARVERCTIDETLEDIV; encoded by the exons AAGTGAAATGTATCAGAGATTTGCTAGTTATCTTCTGCAG CACAATTCTCTTCCACAACCACCAAAATCAAAGCAGCTTGACAAACTGAATTTCTTCAAGGCCATGTTGGAGCGCCTCATATCAGTCTTACAGATTTCCAAAAGTAGCATTTCACCTGGTTTGAAAGACAAGTTGGTTTTATACGAAAAGCAGATAGTAAATTTTATTAACATAAATGGACGTAGGAAGCCAGTTTCTTCTCTGCATCAAGGGCAGCTCCCCCCATCTCGTATGCACTCCATGCAGCTTTCACAATCTCACATTACTAGAGTGCAATCtcatgaaaatcaaataaaccCACAGATGCTTTTAATGAACTTACAAGGTTCTGCAGCAACAGTGCAGCAGAACAATATGGCGAGCTTGCAGCAAAGTTCCATGTCTTCTTTATCTGGAACAGCGCAGCAGAACATGATGTATTGGTTGCAGCCTAGTTCCAATATGTTTTGGTTGCATCCTAGTTACAATTTGGATTCAGGACAAGGAAATACACTGAACTCATTGCAGCAGTTTGCTTTGGGCTCTGCCCCACAAACTCCTGTCAGTGCTTCCCAACAAGCGAACATGAATGCCTTGTCATCACAGAGTGGGGTTAGTATACTGCAG AATATTTCATCAGAGTGGACCTTTTTAACAGCTAGCTTTGTACTAGAGATTTTGTCAGCTGCTTGTGAACAGTTATCCTCCCGAAATAAGCCTCTTTATGCACAAGGTGGTTTGTTGTTTGCTATTGCAGCTTTTCTGATCTGCATCTGGGATATTGTAGACAAAGTTATCAAGGACAGAATTGTATTGAGGAGGAGGGAAATGCTGCGCATCCTTCATTATCCATCTCCCCGTAACACACCCTGTTTCAACTTAGCTGACTATTATGGTTTAGCTGGTGCCGTCTATCAACTGTTTTCCGCAACATTTGAGTGGTTTCATGTCCGCAAGGGTGTTGATAATcctataaaattttcaattacgTCCTTAGTATTTCTTGTGCTTTTGGCTTGCTCTAGAGCTAGGGTTGAAAGGTGTACCATAGATGAGACCCTGGAAGATATTGTTTAA